A window of Fodinibius salinus contains these coding sequences:
- a CDS encoding capsule assembly Wzi family protein, protein MNFSFRYGCCIGLLLLLTIPSLILGQDKKSLNYGISTSAYSAIGDSELPFWLYANTDGRVDKESANFITRLYSHYSSSNDNGTLRFGTGIDVTSRYSQSNSLFFNELYGLIGYKFLNLKVGRFYNTIGLNDSDLTMGSMQVSRNATPVPKIELSTNGFTDIPFTKGYVQFKTMLSHGWLEENRFVRNAYLHQKYFYLKVDLDNVELIGGGIHNVVWGGDHANLGRLPSSFADFVDVVLGSSASADSNAPGSDITNAIGNSVAAYDFGIKVDAQNFDFKAYRLFYLEDRVSTRFRSPWDGTWGAGIEFSEQDQFVNEILWEHMNTKRQDSFDYEPRGSASYYYNGIYRSGWAYQGRVLGNPLITYGTNPNFLGRGDIANNIIIAHHLGLKGQPTDRFHYKVFFTYSRNYGTVVDQKQESPTIPISELRVDNYSTLLKGNYLLLPYSGISLTASVAFDIGDLYQSDRIGLQLGIRWNNFLK, encoded by the coding sequence ATGAATTTTTCTTTTCGTTATGGATGCTGTATTGGTCTGCTATTATTGCTAACAATTCCCTCGCTTATTTTAGGGCAGGATAAGAAGTCCTTGAACTATGGTATTAGTACTTCTGCCTATTCTGCTATCGGCGACAGCGAACTCCCTTTTTGGTTGTATGCCAATACCGACGGCCGGGTGGATAAGGAGTCGGCTAATTTCATTACGCGGCTATACAGCCATTATAGCTCATCAAATGATAATGGGACTTTGCGATTTGGAACAGGAATAGATGTTACTTCTCGTTATTCTCAAAGTAACAGTCTTTTCTTTAATGAGCTTTATGGATTAATCGGGTATAAGTTTTTAAATCTAAAAGTTGGTCGTTTTTATAATACGATCGGGCTGAATGATTCCGACTTAACAATGGGCTCGATGCAGGTTAGCCGAAATGCCACGCCGGTTCCCAAGATTGAGCTGTCCACAAATGGCTTTACGGATATCCCTTTTACAAAGGGTTATGTACAGTTTAAAACCATGCTTTCTCATGGATGGCTGGAGGAGAATCGCTTTGTGCGCAATGCGTATTTGCATCAAAAGTATTTTTATTTAAAGGTAGATCTTGACAATGTTGAACTAATTGGCGGCGGTATCCATAATGTTGTTTGGGGTGGGGATCATGCGAATCTTGGTCGGTTGCCATCTTCTTTTGCTGATTTTGTAGATGTAGTTCTAGGTTCTTCTGCCTCCGCTGACAGTAATGCCCCCGGCAGTGATATTACAAACGCTATAGGCAATTCGGTGGCAGCGTATGATTTTGGTATCAAAGTTGATGCTCAAAATTTTGATTTTAAGGCATATCGCCTTTTTTACCTTGAAGATCGAGTTTCAACCCGATTCCGGAGTCCATGGGATGGAACTTGGGGTGCAGGCATTGAATTTTCTGAACAAGATCAATTTGTCAATGAGATCTTGTGGGAACATATGAACACCAAGCGGCAGGATTCATTTGACTATGAGCCAAGAGGTAGCGCCAGTTATTATTATAATGGAATTTATCGGTCCGGTTGGGCATATCAAGGAAGGGTGTTAGGTAATCCACTAATTACGTATGGAACCAACCCCAACTTTTTGGGAAGAGGTGATATTGCTAATAATATAATTATCGCCCATCATTTGGGATTAAAAGGCCAACCTACTGACCGCTTCCACTATAAGGTATTTTTTACGTATTCGAGAAACTATGGAACGGTTGTTGATCAGAAACAGGAGAGTCCAACCATTCCCATAAGCGAATTGAGAGTTGACAATTATTCCACCTTATTGAAGGGCAATTACTTGCTTTTACCATATTCGGGCATTAGCCTCACGGCATCAGTTGCATTTGATATTGGCGATTTGTACCAGTCCGATAGAATTGGTTTACAATTAGGAATTCGTTGGAACAATTTTTTGAAATAG
- a CDS encoding glycosyltransferase family 2 protein, producing the protein MSEPNQGTVSETPKVSCLTVTANRKQLMKRAVRCFRNQTHDNKELVIIDDGNQDLDDILAPLPSQEVTYVKLENKPENTLGKLRNKSLEEANGDFLVQWDDDDWYHPKRIEIQVNKLMEGYDACCLSGSLMHLDEEPYMNHPYVGYLSNGIPGSIMHRANADIRYPHTRRAEDTVYLNEWMERRYLQLSDDYSHLFIRCYHGSNTWEKDHFLRRIRNNPKDAILYVWYKFVKGDQFQHPRFQITEDQRKAFKRYLQDSKGLGLL; encoded by the coding sequence ATGTCCGAACCGAATCAGGGAACAGTTTCAGAAACTCCCAAAGTTAGCTGTCTCACCGTTACTGCTAATCGAAAGCAGTTAATGAAACGAGCAGTTCGATGCTTCCGGAACCAAACTCATGACAATAAAGAACTGGTTATCATTGATGATGGTAACCAAGATCTGGATGATATTTTAGCCCCCCTGCCCTCTCAGGAAGTAACCTATGTAAAGTTGGAGAACAAACCGGAAAATACGTTGGGGAAACTTCGTAACAAATCACTGGAAGAAGCAAACGGCGATTTTTTAGTGCAATGGGATGATGATGACTGGTACCATCCCAAACGTATTGAGATCCAGGTGAATAAACTCATGGAGGGATATGATGCCTGTTGCCTCTCGGGCTCTCTCATGCACCTTGATGAAGAACCATATATGAACCATCCCTATGTAGGGTATTTATCAAACGGTATTCCCGGCAGTATTATGCACCGTGCTAATGCGGATATCCGATATCCTCACACTCGGCGTGCTGAAGATACTGTTTATTTAAACGAATGGATGGAACGACGTTATTTACAGCTTTCAGATGATTACTCTCACCTTTTTATTCGCTGTTACCATGGGTCCAACACCTGGGAAAAAGACCATTTTCTGCGACGCATCCGAAATAATCCCAAAGATGCAATTCTTTACGTCTGGTATAAATTTGTCAAAGGGGATCAATTTCAACATCCCCGATTCCAAATAACAGAAGATCAACGAAAAGCATTTAAAAGATACCTTCAAGACTCAAAAGGGCTAGGCCTATTATAG
- a CDS encoding DUF3047 domain-containing protein, which yields MINISKVKFGIVAALFVIIFVNPVFVVGQSPDAIQKKDGIVLLENFEDDPVGGFPLEWYDRDGNKKLVNHSKKFTKNYLYKVAQDSGNKFLHYEGTAAKHINLPLINEDKENIYNINLYETPVLSWKIRAHELPKNARENDDDVNDSVASIYVAFDMGRVALFKKVPKTIRYSWSSTLQKGKTASKLFGNQQIIIVKSGKEDSGKWITFERNLVEDYRRMFGDDPPKTPIAILILSDGDSTGSFVKADYDDIMLKPE from the coding sequence ATGATTAATATCAGTAAAGTTAAGTTCGGAATTGTTGCAGCATTATTTGTAATTATTTTTGTTAATCCGGTATTTGTGGTGGGCCAATCCCCCGACGCTATACAGAAAAAAGATGGCATTGTACTATTAGAAAACTTCGAAGATGATCCGGTAGGTGGGTTTCCGCTGGAATGGTATGATCGTGATGGTAATAAAAAATTAGTTAACCACAGTAAGAAGTTTACCAAAAATTACCTTTATAAAGTAGCACAGGATTCGGGGAATAAATTTTTGCACTATGAAGGCACAGCGGCTAAGCATATCAACCTCCCGTTGATCAATGAAGACAAAGAGAATATTTACAATATTAATCTCTACGAGACTCCTGTTCTCTCGTGGAAAATTCGGGCGCACGAGCTACCCAAAAATGCACGAGAGAATGATGACGATGTAAATGACTCGGTAGCAAGTATTTATGTAGCTTTTGATATGGGGCGCGTTGCCTTATTCAAGAAAGTGCCTAAAACTATTCGTTACTCTTGGAGCAGTACATTGCAGAAAGGGAAGACCGCTTCAAAACTTTTTGGTAACCAACAGATTATTATTGTTAAGTCAGGCAAAGAAGATAGCGGTAAATGGATTACATTTGAGCGAAACCTTGTAGAAGATTATCGCCGCATGTTTGGGGATGATCCGCCCAAAACACCGATAGCAATTTTAATTCTAAGTGATGGTGATAGTACTGGGAGCTTTGTAAAAGCCGATTATGATGATATCATGTTAAAGCCTGAGTAA
- a CDS encoding efflux RND transporter permease subunit, with protein MHKFLQFFRPLIKFNYNYPYWVLGTTALAAIVLGSFAVQLTVDTDLANLLPDQNPHVKSLDKLQETVGGETAMSVAIKSPSFEDNKAFARDLIDSTLAMYDNKRDAPFFERVSFRRETTFLENNALYFATNNELSDIKTYLKEEIQKAKEDANPFLVDFGEDEESASEEESMSDFEESYNALIPSEYAISPDSTVMVVEFYPTGSKSNLSYLRRMFSSYDSLLAEINPQSYNQAMEVEYGGRLKRHLSEIDSIMNDVFNSFASGISSVILLVMLYFSFKKYTNYRSASNGEESSFWIHLIRLPVPALVIGIPLLISLAWTFGITYFVLGSLNTMTSVLFVILFGMGIDYGIHFYARYIEFRAEGTPILEAFYQTYDNTGSAIVVSGFTTAFSLFVLILAQFRGFSEFGFIAGSGIILALLSMLYIMPSVLLIFERLNWIKFNEREVVSNDNSDSMMNRFPMARNLVVLGLVISVFVGMNYQKLGFEYDFGKLEPEFSEYEQFNKMAGQVSHSDKRNPAYILADNQQQVIEIVDKIRQKMKTDSTPTVLSVEALPERFPTSEEANNEKLKEIAEVRSLLNDPFLKEQDDPQLDKLRKAAQTQQKLDVDQIPDYFKNQFLNKQGEVGNFVIVYPSVGLADGEKSIAFKNDIGKITLDSGKTFHAASTSIIAAEMLELMRSESPWMVGATFTVVFLLMLVAFRSLKWTIIAMLPLTVGLVWLFGIMMLTGMMFNFYNLVVLPAILGIGEDNGVHLASRYREEGSNSMWEVLSSTGQHVTIGSLTTMLGFSGLLLTNHPGLQSIGEIAVIGIGMTLIAALTFLPALIQWLDDRNWIRF; from the coding sequence ATGCACAAATTTTTACAGTTTTTTCGACCTCTTATAAAATTTAACTACAACTATCCCTACTGGGTATTAGGTACAACAGCATTAGCAGCTATTGTGCTTGGCAGTTTTGCAGTTCAACTCACAGTTGACACTGATCTTGCTAATCTGCTACCAGATCAAAACCCTCATGTAAAATCACTTGACAAGCTACAGGAAACGGTCGGAGGGGAGACGGCCATGTCAGTGGCTATAAAGTCGCCCAGCTTTGAGGATAACAAAGCCTTTGCCCGTGATCTTATTGACAGTACGCTTGCGATGTATGATAACAAGCGGGATGCGCCCTTTTTTGAGCGGGTCTCATTTCGCAGAGAAACAACATTCTTAGAAAATAATGCTCTTTATTTTGCAACCAACAACGAACTGAGTGATATCAAGACCTATCTGAAGGAAGAGATTCAAAAAGCCAAAGAAGATGCTAATCCTTTCTTGGTAGATTTTGGTGAAGATGAAGAATCAGCATCAGAAGAAGAAAGTATGAGCGATTTTGAAGAAAGTTACAACGCTCTCATTCCTTCAGAGTACGCCATCAGTCCCGACAGCACGGTGATGGTTGTCGAATTTTACCCTACCGGTTCTAAGAGCAATTTGAGCTATCTGCGGCGTATGTTTAGCTCGTATGATTCACTTCTTGCCGAGATTAATCCTCAGTCGTATAACCAGGCCATGGAAGTAGAATATGGCGGACGATTAAAGCGGCACCTGTCCGAGATTGATTCCATAATGAATGACGTTTTCAATAGCTTTGCTTCAGGTATATCCAGTGTAATACTGTTGGTAATGCTATATTTCTCTTTTAAAAAATATACCAACTATCGTTCTGCTTCCAATGGTGAGGAGAGCAGTTTCTGGATCCATTTAATTCGCTTGCCGGTGCCGGCACTGGTCATAGGTATTCCATTGCTTATTAGCTTAGCATGGACTTTTGGGATCACCTACTTTGTACTCGGATCACTTAATACAATGACTTCCGTATTATTTGTGATTCTTTTTGGAATGGGGATTGACTACGGTATTCACTTTTATGCCCGATATATAGAGTTTCGGGCAGAAGGTACGCCTATTCTGGAAGCATTTTATCAAACCTATGATAATACCGGATCGGCTATAGTAGTAAGTGGATTTACGACGGCCTTTTCATTATTTGTGTTGATATTAGCCCAGTTCAGAGGGTTTTCAGAATTTGGATTTATAGCAGGTTCAGGCATTATTCTGGCACTGTTGAGCATGCTCTATATTATGCCGTCGGTGTTGCTCATATTTGAACGACTCAATTGGATTAAGTTTAATGAACGAGAAGTTGTTTCAAATGATAATTCCGACTCTATGATGAATCGATTTCCCATGGCGCGGAACCTGGTTGTACTGGGATTGGTGATCTCAGTTTTTGTGGGTATGAACTATCAAAAACTGGGCTTTGAGTATGATTTTGGTAAGTTGGAGCCTGAGTTTTCAGAATATGAGCAGTTTAATAAGATGGCTGGGCAGGTCTCCCACTCTGATAAGCGAAATCCTGCCTACATTCTTGCTGACAATCAGCAGCAGGTGATTGAAATTGTGGATAAAATTCGCCAGAAAATGAAGACCGACAGTACACCTACTGTGCTCAGCGTAGAGGCTCTTCCGGAACGATTTCCCACTTCAGAGGAAGCTAATAATGAGAAGCTCAAAGAAATAGCTGAAGTCCGCTCTTTGCTTAATGACCCTTTTCTCAAAGAACAGGACGATCCCCAGCTGGATAAGCTTCGAAAAGCAGCCCAAACACAGCAGAAGCTGGATGTAGATCAGATACCGGATTATTTCAAAAATCAGTTTTTAAATAAACAGGGCGAAGTTGGGAATTTTGTGATTGTATATCCCAGTGTGGGTCTTGCCGACGGGGAAAAATCCATCGCTTTTAAAAATGATATCGGCAAAATAACGCTTGATAGTGGCAAGACCTTCCACGCAGCGAGTACTTCGATTATTGCAGCTGAGATGTTGGAGCTAATGCGTAGTGAAAGCCCTTGGATGGTTGGTGCTACCTTTACTGTGGTGTTTTTGTTAATGCTGGTAGCTTTTCGCTCATTGAAGTGGACTATTATTGCTATGCTGCCGCTTACCGTAGGGTTAGTGTGGCTTTTTGGAATTATGATGCTTACCGGAATGATGTTCAACTTTTATAATCTGGTGGTATTACCTGCAATCCTGGGAATAGGGGAAGACAATGGAGTCCATCTTGCCAGTCGATATCGTGAGGAAGGGAGTAACAGTATGTGGGAGGTACTTTCAAGTACGGGCCAGCATGTGACGATCGGTTCTCTTACAACCATGCTTGGATTTTCTGGACTGTTGTTAACCAATCACCCGGGCTTACAGTCCATCGGGGAAATTGCTGTTATTGGTATCGGGATGACACTGATTGCTGCACTCACATTTTTACCGGCACTTATTCAATGGCTCGACGATCGCAACTGGATTCGCTTCTGA
- the mgtE gene encoding magnesium transporter, which yields MIVHLLKPEFDELIEAKDWVALKDILNDVPAVDVAELLEELDAEIAIVIFRLLKKQKAADVFTYLSSSTGLELMNMFTAQQLSEVMSNLEPDERVALMEELPGHLTQRVINSMKTDDRKLVQQLLGYPDESVGRLMTPRYVKVKKHWTIQKAMDHIRKFGHSVETVNVIYVVDENEQLIDDLRLNQLILADPEATIDTLMDESFEALSAFDDQEDAVKMLSKYDRVAMPVVDSDGILVGIVTVDDVIDVAEEETTEDMQLMAGMDVLDDYYSQTSIFHMVKKRIGWLAFLFVGQLFTATAMGAYESVIANAVFLSLFIPMIISTGGNSGTQAATLIIRALSTDDISMSEWFRVLGRELLSGLMLGLIMAIVGFLVIISWGFVTTGGLSEELVLSALVVGLSLIGVVLWGNLSGSMLPFALSKMGLDPAVTSAPFVSTLSDVTGIVIYFSIAIALLEGVVL from the coding sequence ATGATCGTTCATTTACTGAAACCTGAATTTGACGAACTTATTGAGGCCAAAGACTGGGTGGCACTTAAGGATATACTTAATGATGTGCCGGCTGTTGATGTAGCTGAACTGCTCGAGGAGCTGGATGCCGAAATTGCGATTGTGATTTTTCGCCTCCTGAAAAAGCAGAAAGCGGCTGATGTATTTACCTATTTGAGCTCGAGTACCGGTCTTGAGTTAATGAATATGTTTACCGCTCAACAGCTCAGCGAGGTGATGTCAAACCTGGAACCTGATGAACGAGTAGCGTTGATGGAGGAGTTGCCCGGCCACCTTACTCAGCGGGTAATAAATTCCATGAAGACGGATGATCGCAAGTTGGTGCAGCAGTTGCTCGGCTATCCTGATGAGAGCGTAGGGCGGTTAATGACTCCTCGCTATGTAAAGGTGAAAAAGCATTGGACTATTCAAAAGGCTATGGATCATATCCGTAAATTTGGCCACAGCGTAGAGACAGTAAATGTTATTTATGTAGTTGATGAAAATGAGCAGCTTATCGATGATCTTCGGCTCAACCAGCTTATTTTAGCTGATCCTGAAGCGACCATAGACACCTTGATGGACGAAAGTTTTGAGGCACTGAGTGCATTTGATGATCAGGAAGATGCGGTAAAGATGCTCAGTAAATACGATCGGGTGGCCATGCCGGTGGTTGATTCAGATGGCATTCTTGTAGGTATTGTAACAGTAGATGATGTTATTGATGTAGCCGAGGAGGAAACCACCGAGGATATGCAGCTGATGGCCGGTATGGATGTGCTGGATGACTACTATTCCCAGACTTCAATATTTCACATGGTGAAAAAACGAATTGGCTGGTTGGCATTTTTATTCGTGGGACAGCTTTTTACTGCTACTGCCATGGGAGCTTATGAAAGTGTCATTGCCAATGCGGTATTTCTGTCACTGTTTATTCCGATGATTATATCAACGGGTGGTAACTCTGGGACACAGGCAGCGACACTCATTATTCGTGCCTTATCTACCGATGATATTAGTATGAGTGAATGGTTTAGGGTATTAGGGCGTGAATTGTTGTCCGGGTTAATGCTGGGTTTGATTATGGCTATTGTTGGCTTTTTGGTGATCATAAGCTGGGGATTTGTTACCACAGGTGGATTAAGTGAGGAACTTGTGTTAAGTGCATTAGTGGTGGGGCTTAGCCTGATTGGAGTCGTGCTGTGGGGAAATCTAAGTGGTTCTATGTTACCGTTTGCACTTTCAAAAATGGGATTAGACCCAGCTGTAACCTCTGCTCCGTTTGTATCAACGTTAAGTGATGTTACTGGAATTGTTATTTATTTTTCCATTGCTATTGCCTTACTTGAAGGGGTAGTACTTTAA
- a CDS encoding thymidylate synthase codes for MKQYLDLVNSVLENGTQKENRTGIDTISNFSEFYKVDLSEGFPLLTTKKMYFRSVILEMLWYLRGEDHIRWLRDEKDCHIWDEWADEDGNVGPIYPVMWRRFPYHEEEEVRFEGNASHIVNSMWVKKEFDQVQRAINMLKENPNSRRIVVSAWHPGLLDQMALPPCHVMYIFNVTDGKLNCHLTQRSGDIALGIPFNLACYSALTMAIANEVGLEYGEFAHTIVDAHIYENHVEGLKEQLEREPRELPTLEIADKPVDDLVFEDFELKNYDHHPAINFEVAV; via the coding sequence ATGAAACAATATCTGGATTTAGTAAACAGCGTATTAGAAAATGGGACCCAAAAAGAAAATCGTACGGGTATCGATACTATCTCGAATTTTTCGGAATTTTATAAGGTCGATCTTTCTGAGGGCTTTCCGCTGTTGACGACTAAAAAAATGTACTTTCGGTCTGTTATCCTTGAAATGCTGTGGTACTTGCGCGGCGAAGATCACATCCGCTGGCTCCGAGATGAAAAAGACTGTCATATTTGGGATGAATGGGCAGACGAGGATGGCAATGTAGGACCTATCTATCCGGTTATGTGGCGACGTTTCCCTTATCATGAAGAGGAGGAGGTACGGTTCGAGGGGAATGCCTCGCACATTGTAAATTCGATGTGGGTTAAGAAAGAATTTGATCAGGTACAGCGTGCTATTAATATGCTTAAAGAAAATCCCAACAGCCGTCGTATTGTTGTAAGTGCCTGGCATCCGGGCCTGCTCGACCAAATGGCTCTGCCGCCCTGCCATGTGATGTACATTTTTAATGTCACTGATGGTAAGCTCAATTGCCATCTTACTCAGCGTTCAGGAGACATTGCACTTGGAATTCCTTTTAATCTGGCGTGCTATTCGGCGCTTACTATGGCTATTGCCAATGAAGTAGGGCTAGAATATGGAGAGTTTGCCCACACCATTGTGGATGCGCACATTTATGAAAATCATGTGGAGGGTCTAAAAGAACAGTTAGAGCGTGAGCCACGCGAACTCCCAACGCTTGAAATTGCTGATAAGCCGGTTGATGATCTTGTCTTTGAGGACTTTGAACTTAAAAATTATGATCATCATCCCGCTATTAACTTTGAGGTGGCTGTATGA
- a CDS encoding dihydrofolate reductase produces the protein MTLAAIVAHDPQLVIGNEGDLPWHYSEDLQYFKETTMGHPIIMGRIVFEELGEEPLPGRENIVLSRSKEYDHVPAFSSFDDAIEHVKDEELVFLIGGEEIYRQFLFRVDKLYVTEIHQAYEGDTFFPEYRDEIGNVWKEVSREDKDDLSFVVYERVD, from the coding sequence ATGACCCTTGCTGCAATTGTAGCGCACGATCCCCAGTTGGTCATTGGCAATGAAGGTGATTTGCCGTGGCATTATTCTGAGGACCTGCAGTATTTCAAAGAAACAACAATGGGGCATCCCATTATTATGGGGCGTATTGTTTTTGAAGAGCTAGGTGAAGAGCCGCTGCCCGGTCGCGAAAATATTGTTCTCAGCCGCAGCAAAGAGTATGATCATGTGCCTGCTTTTTCGTCATTTGATGATGCTATTGAGCACGTTAAAGATGAAGAGCTGGTGTTTTTGATCGGCGGCGAAGAAATTTACCGACAGTTTTTGTTTCGGGTGGATAAACTTTATGTAACCGAAATTCACCAGGCATATGAGGGGGATACTTTCTTTCCGGAATATCGCGATGAAATTGGCAACGTGTGGAAAGAAGTTAGCCGTGAGGACAAAGATGATCTTTCGTTTGTCGTTTATGAGCGGGTAGATTAG
- a CDS encoding HD domain-containing protein, with amino-acid sequence MDKSTQYKIFNDPIHGFITVPKGIILDLIDHPYIQRLRRIKQMGLGYLVFPAAEHSRFSHALGAMELAQQTLNNLREKDTTISPAEYEGTLIAVLLHDVGHGPLSHTLEFNLIEDFHHEKMTLAVMRHLNEEMDGALDTAIKIFTDQYPKKPFLNQLISSQLDIDRLDYLKRDSAFTSVYEGSVGIERILKTMRVHKGNIVIEKKGIYAIENYILARRLMYMQVYLHKTVLSADILIRNIFQRVRELIQSGTDLYHASPALQFFLEEQPSAKKEIPKKVLKKYLRLDDNDVFQSIKYWQYEDDPVLANLCKRFQSRSLFRTTFLDNKPSDELTEKVKVKTQRSLKDRGLPHDETSSKYYYNFAVSYSEAYRYENEGIWILEEKDKAVEFSKAADTQNIIALTEPVVKPYVVHLKDIEI; translated from the coding sequence ATGGATAAGAGTACGCAGTACAAAATTTTTAACGATCCCATTCACGGTTTCATTACCGTGCCAAAAGGTATTATCCTAGACCTGATCGACCATCCGTATATTCAGCGATTACGACGTATTAAGCAAATGGGACTGGGATATCTAGTCTTTCCTGCAGCCGAACACTCTCGGTTTTCTCACGCCTTGGGTGCCATGGAGCTTGCCCAACAAACGCTCAATAATCTTCGCGAAAAAGATACCACTATTAGCCCGGCCGAATATGAAGGCACACTAATTGCAGTCTTACTACACGATGTTGGCCATGGTCCCCTTTCGCATACGTTAGAATTCAATCTTATTGAAGATTTCCACCACGAAAAGATGACTCTGGCCGTCATGCGTCATCTCAATGAAGAAATGGACGGTGCACTGGATACAGCTATAAAAATATTTACCGATCAGTATCCTAAGAAACCCTTCCTGAACCAACTTATTTCATCCCAGCTTGATATAGACCGGCTGGATTACCTGAAGCGCGACAGTGCTTTTACATCTGTATATGAAGGGTCGGTAGGCATTGAGCGTATCCTGAAAACCATGCGTGTACATAAGGGAAACATTGTAATCGAAAAGAAGGGCATTTATGCAATAGAGAACTATATTCTTGCGCGGCGATTAATGTATATGCAGGTATATCTTCATAAAACTGTATTAAGTGCTGATATTTTAATTCGCAACATTTTTCAGCGCGTGCGGGAGCTTATACAATCAGGAACAGATCTGTATCACGCCTCCCCTGCCCTGCAGTTTTTCCTTGAAGAACAACCAAGTGCAAAAAAAGAAATTCCCAAAAAGGTACTTAAAAAATATCTGCGCCTTGACGATAATGATGTGTTCCAAAGTATCAAATACTGGCAATATGAAGATGATCCTGTTCTCGCTAATCTTTGCAAACGATTTCAATCGCGGTCTTTGTTTAGAACAACCTTTTTGGATAACAAGCCCTCAGACGAACTTACGGAAAAAGTAAAGGTCAAAACCCAGAGATCGCTTAAAGATAGAGGACTCCCTCATGATGAGACTTCATCAAAATACTACTATAACTTTGCTGTGAGCTATAGCGAAGCCTATCGCTATGAAAATGAAGGTATCTGGATTTTAGAGGAAAAAGATAAAGCGGTTGAGTTTTCAAAAGCAGCGGATACCCAAAATATTATTGCCCTCACTGAACCTGTGGTAAAACCTTATGTAGTACATCTGAAAGATATTGAAATATAA
- a CDS encoding acyl-CoA thioesterase, translated as MHRPKYQQDHFPYWSKLPIRFRDLDPLNHVNNAIFSTYYEEARINFIRQVPSFAEQMKSHYSFVLANIEIDFISPVEYPADLLIGSGIKELGNSSITSFQAIYTADDKKLASVAKAHGVWFDLEKQRPARLPDIANTNEVILPDSLFD; from the coding sequence ATGCATCGACCAAAATATCAACAAGACCATTTCCCGTACTGGAGTAAGCTCCCCATTCGCTTTCGGGATTTAGATCCGCTAAACCATGTTAATAATGCTATTTTCAGTACGTATTATGAGGAGGCACGCATCAATTTTATCCGTCAGGTCCCCAGCTTTGCCGAGCAGATGAAAAGCCACTATAGTTTTGTACTGGCGAATATTGAAATTGACTTTATTTCTCCCGTGGAATACCCCGCCGATCTGCTCATTGGATCCGGCATTAAAGAACTCGGTAACTCCAGCATCACCAGCTTTCAAGCTATTTACACAGCTGATGACAAGAAGCTGGCTTCGGTGGCCAAAGCGCACGGTGTTTGGTTTGACCTTGAAAAACAGCGTCCTGCCCGACTACCTGACATCGCCAACACAAATGAAGTTATATTACCAGATAGCCTTTTTGACTAA